Part of the Phycodurus eques isolate BA_2022a chromosome 3, UOR_Pequ_1.1, whole genome shotgun sequence genome, AAACGTCTGAGTTTCCGCAAACCTCAGGAGGAAGTAGCCTGAGAGGCCAGGGCGATACGGCACCTTGTGAAGAGGAGGAATCACTTTTCGGCGGCGACCTCAATACACCACGACAGTTGGTTCACAGTTCTCAAGACAACCAGcagtgttaataataataatacatgtttGTCAATACTCATAGTGAGCGCGACTTGACTGTTGGAGCACTTCACTGTAACATATCCACGTCCTAATGATGCTGCAAACGTTTTACGGCGTTCTCAATAAGGTCCTTGCTGGCTCAGGACTTGGTTTGTGTGCCAATAATGCTGTCACCatgtatttgtatgtgtatgtgtgtttgcgAGTGGGTGTGACAATGCTGAGTCACTTACTCAATAAATGATTCTGTTCTGTGCTAAAGGGCTCACTGAAATTCTAATCTCAGCGTTAAACGTGCAATTTAGATGTttgtatgtttgattttgaGGCTACTATGTTTTTCTATTTAACTTATTTGGAGTTATTTGACAAGTTTGCCTGCAGTGGATGGATTTATCTGTACTAGATTATAGGTATaaactatgacaaaatagtGTACACATCTTTGaggaaaaattgcattttattttgtagaaatctatttttagatAACAGGACATTGGTATTGATGAAAAATACTAATAGTCAGGGTTTGGTACTGATTAAACTGATTAAACGATGTGTTTCACAGtgccaaattattatttttttaatgttttagagaCTAATAATTTCAAATGCCACTGCACATagttttttatgtttacttttttgtcacaaTACATTCCAGGAGATACATTTCCTAAATGgtcctgtaaatatctaatTTCACTTAAGATGTGGATGTGtggttctttatttttattcagctTGTTTATCCAGGGCCCATTCGGTAAATTAGACTTTTGTACTGTTTTATAAAATTGGTAATTGTTTACACAGATAACTGTATTAAATACAATTCTATTTTCCAAACCTGTTTTGAGGCATACTAATAAAAGCTGGCATTGAAATGTATTATAATAGTGGGAAAACCACCCACTGACCACAACTTTAGGGATGCCTGCACATTTCAATGAGAATcgattcacaaaaaaacaagtgctcagttttgattgagacCGTCagagagaggtattaatttataAGTAGGCTGCTTGTATTAATGTGGCATAGAACTGAACTGTGTCATACTGAGTGGGGCTCATAGAGAGATTTCTGTCAGCATgattcaatatggcggatgtCAAGCAAAACTGAGCAATATCTTTGTAAACAGCTCTTGTTCGAGTTCCTAATCCATCGTGTAGGTGTACCCGGCGGCTGTATATATGtttcatcattttctttttattttatttcaatgttgtTGCTGTGTTttccaaaacacagaaatgtaactgtccatgtactgtacataaaactGGCAAAGCACATAAATAAACTGTAAAATGTACAATTGGTGTcagtcattttctttcttactATTTCAAGATGAATAATGGTATCATTGTGATATTGTTTTATAAACCTTAGGTTAGAAACAAATCAACAAGTAAACAAAGTAAAACGTTATGATGGTAAAGGGAGGAAAAACAGATTTATCCCGTCGCATATGAGGCATCATAATTGTGGGACTAAATTATCAGGAAGAAAACTTCCTTAATGCAATTATTGCGTAATTtattgccgactggttagagcgtcagcctcacagttctgaggagcggggttcaatcccggcccctcctgtgtggagtttgcatgttctccctgtgcctctgcgtgggttttctccaggcactccggtttcctcccacatcccaaaaacatgcattaattggagactctaaattgcccgtaggtgtgactgtgagtgcgaatggttgtttgtttgtatgtgccctgcgattggctggcaaccagttcagggtgtaccccgcctcctgccttatgacggctgggataggctccagcacgcccgcgaccctagtgaggagaagcgactcagaaaatggatggatgtcacttGGTAAATTCCATTTAGTTGCACATTAGATTATCGGCATCTAAAGCCGCTTAACAAGAAAGAGACGTCTACACGGTAAAAGAACTACAATTCCCTCTCGTCGCTTATATTAGACGTCATTACATTTCGACAGCTTTGGCGGTCTGTTACGTGTGTTGGTAAGGCTCAGTCAGCGGTATATTGAAAGCTTTTTGTAAAGTCTCTCCATTCTTTTGTACATTATACCGCTATTAATTCAACGGTAGGTactaaaattcaaataaaaacgaAGGCACGTTAGTCGGACATCTTGTCACGCCGTAATTTCAGTCGGGGTTCATTTGTCAAGGCAAAGGAAAGCCAAGTTTGTGCTCAACTTCGAATCACTGCGCATGCGTGAACTGTCTTGTCTTTCCCAATGTAGTTTAAATGTTAACGATAAAGTCCTTTTACTGTCACGCGAACGTGCCACTGTTAATTCCTGGTCGTTTACCAACAAATGTATGTGACATGGAGGCGGAAGAGACGGACTTAAACCCCGATAAAGACGACCTCCCAATTTGTGCCAATACCAACCACATGCTAGTCAAGCACTATGCTCTGGACCTGACTGTTCATTTTGACAGGAAAGTCATCAGTGGCAGTGTGGTTCTGTTCCTGGAACCAACTGCTGCTGGAGAACCTGAGGAACATTACGAGACCCACGCTGCTCTGTTGAAAAAGAATGACCAGTGTTCAAATGATCCACCAGGGATTGGGACAGCAACCTATCATATCAAGACCTCACCCGATCGTCATTTCACCTTAGTGCTGGACTGCTGTGATGTCACTGTGTCAAAGGTGGAGCAAGTGGACATCACCTTCTTGTCGGACTCCTTTCCCGGGGTTCGGCCCCGTGACCTCATCCACGCGCTGACCTCCATGCCTTCTGCTCTGTGGAGGCGGCAGAAGGAGCTCTTCTCAGCGTGCGGCCGTGCCCCTGGTGTCGATGGCGGCCTGCTGCATTTTCACACCGACCGCTGGAGTCTGCAGGTGTGGAAGCAGGAGGTCTCCTCCCCACGTGAGTTCCCCCGGGCCTTCAGGATCTGGTACGAAACAAAGCCTACTGGGGGTTCCGTGAGGTGGACCAAAGACCAGGACAACAGGTGGGTCGAAAGGACAGTGGACAGTCTGATAATTCAGTGTTTCCTAACCTATATTGGAGCAAGGCACATAATTTTAACCATAGAAAAATCAAATagcacaccaaacaaaaatgtcacataaaGTGTACACAGTATAATCCCTCGcttatgttttgttattttattattaattaatattaattatcgatcggttacgttccagaccacACCAACAATagatgaaatctgcaaagtagttaccaagtatttaaagttttatctacttttattttaaagtttcaTGCATACACTTCATCACCAACACAGGGTAATTTTACATTctgtggaagagcatttcatcgCTCTCCCTGACACTGTACGTCGCTAGCATAACTACTGAATGTGCGATTGGATTTTGGACCAATTCAGGGTGCAGCTCACCTCTCGCCAGTGTCAGCAGTGTTAGGCTCAagctttgttttacatttgaggcatttttattgttttatttttggttgaACCCAAAATTCACTTATTTGGGGCGTTTGCCTGAATTACATCTCCCATTCATTATTCATTCCAGGACGTGCGTGTACACCGCTGGCTCCCCCATCAACAACCGAGCCCTCTTCCCCTGCCAGGAGCCGCCTGTTGCCATGTCAACGTGGCAGGCCACGGTGCGGGCCCCCCGTGACTGCGTGGTCTTGATGAGCGGGGAGGAGCAGGTCGCGCCTGCTGAAGATGGGGACACAAGTgaggctttatttatttatttattttatttatttattttttaaaatactgttgCCTGTCATTTTTCTTGATCAACTACCTAGCGTTGGTTGTGTGTAAGAGGTTTTGTGTTGAAAAAGACTGTCCTTTTCTTTTATTGATATTACAATGCTACCATTCTATTGTTACATTTTCTATTTAGGAGAAACTGTGTCAattcataatcagaatcatctttatttgtcaagtatgtccaaaaaacacactaggaatttgtctccggtaattggagctgctctagtacgacaacagacttttgagacataaagacattgaaaaaaacagtcactgagcgatAAAggattgctagttatctggtaatgctggtacatttaattttttttggacagttgtgcaaaaagatgcagagtcctcaagcacttagagcagttcgaatgactaatattacaatagtccggtgcaataacCATAGTGCAaaggacaatgttgattgtgcaaatgttgcagataatcctaaaaaaaattcttctaaCAATAAAACTTTGTAGAATTTTTGAATAAGAAATCTtgcattacaactttttttcctatCATTATAACCTAGAATAAAGTGACTTTTTCCAAATATTATaacaaattacaataaaaagcgTCTTCGGTGGAGTGTAAGGTCCGTGTTACGACGATTACACGTCTCGGTGCTCTCCTTCCTGTTCAGATTGAATTGGTCCCACACTTTTGGCATCTTTTTTTATCTCATTCTTCATCTCTATTTATCATTACCCTCCAGCCCAGTGAAGCTTTTTGGGACCGTCTCTGTGGTCCAATTATTGGAAAAACTTAAAAATCTGTTGTTCGTAGTTTtgctttttaatgtgtttttaggAGGAGCAAATGCGAATTTTGACTCACAAATTGCAATGCTCATCTGCTTATTTTGACCCTTGGAAGAAACGTGTCCCCAAACAAGAAGCGTcccttttccatttatttcatgtaaactTCTCACGTATGACTTTTTACAAGCCTTTGTCTGTGTTCTCCGCAGGTTTGTTGATGTGGAATTACTACGTCACAATGCCCATGCCTGCCTCCACCTTCACCTTGGCAGTAGGCCACTGGCAACAAGTCCTTGCTCAGCTTCCTCCTGCGTGTGGAAAAGGGGGACCGGAAAGGTCGCATGAGTTTGGGGAGTACGTCCCCGTGTCCTCACACGGAGGTTCAAGCAGTGAAGTAGCAAAAGCCTCCAGCCTCTACACTGACAGGTAgcgtattcttttttttttttttttttttttgttactatttgctttttattttggcaaGACCTCCTTCTTTCCTGGCGTCATCATACCAAGTCTGGCCTTTCCACATTCCATGACAAACCTTTCCCTTTTCATTCCCCCTTACCATGATGAGGTTTAGGGCGCAGCAGCTCTCGGTCGGCCTTTTTATGACAAATACATCAAAGCGTTGAAAATTCCACACTCTGGATTCAGTGCCCAGTAGAAATTATCTTTGGAGAGCAAACAAGTAAAGCAGACACAAATTTTTATGGATACAGGATACAGTGAGTGACTGGTTTGCAGGGCCCAGTTGGACTAGGGTCCCCACTCCTTAGCCCTGTTGCGTCTGCCAATGATTTCCAGTAAGCCTCCTCCTCCCGCCCTGGTTTTCCTCTCGTGGCAGTCCAACCGTAGCCTGCCGCCGGCCTCAGGAATCTCCCACTACAAGGCAGGCCTTTATTTTCAGTGAATGGCTGGAAGGAAACTTGGACACTGCTCGAAAACCCTTGGATACGTAGTCAGCACTGGTTGTTGCGTTTAGAAAGAATACGATTGCATCGTGACACCTTGATATTTTTAGGAGCGGTTAGGTATATAGTCCATATTTCCATGGCTTTCGTTCCCACGCTTAGAACAAAGAGACAGCACACATGGAATGAGTATTGTACCTCACGCACGCTGTGTGCCTAACCTATTAAAAGGATTTTTATTAACCTTGGATTAAACTTGTCTTTTCCTTTCCAATGCGTTCCAAGGGAAGAGCCGACCGCCTGCTCGGGCTCGTCTTCTCAGCACGAGAGCGTCTCTGTGCCCGACCATTCAGCCATGTTGGATGACGGCTTCCCTTGTTCCCATGGCGACTACCCTTGCCGGTTCGTCGAGCGCACCCTGAAGTTCCAGCGTGTGATCCCGCACCGTGTTTTTGCCCCCGTCAGCCTTCTGCAGAAGGCACAGGTCAGGAGCGGTCACACTTCCAATAATAAAACTTCAGTGTTACCTTGATTTAAGAGtgctaaataatttttttttaatgacgcgTTTGGCAGATGGTGACCAATTGTTTAAAAAGAGCCCAAGTGCActtgcttcaaactgtttattgacCACCCtagctgaagtttactgtaaaactaaacattgaacaaagagaattacactttgtgtattcaCCCAAACCACTTAACTTTGTTTACCAAAGTCCatcagcttaatgctaatacagtacataatgcgATATGGCTTAAACAGGCTAGCGAAACTAGAATTGATATTGCAGTCGTATGAACCTTTTTTTAcagctgatatttgaacacaaacagtgcagtaacacatacagagcatatactgtacgtagCAATACCCATAggcatgtattattatttttttttaaatggggaaaaaaaatttaatctcTTCTTTTTCCTAACATTTTTTATGTCGTAGTATTAACAGAGTATTTACCAACAacgtttaacatttttaaaaaatttggggggggagaaatttttttttttcctcatgtaacTTTATGCCTTTTTTACttataaaaatgtacttaataCTTGGACTTGATCTTTatgaaataatacatattttttcttgtaacattgacatttttctcaataaaCTACTTAATACTTGTCAGGTTTCGcttttttaaagtgtatttttttctagtaacattacttctttttttcttagataaaaatatgacttaaaatttaagatttaaatttttttttttaatgacatttttctcactacagcttctttgtcaaaaatattaggaaaaaaaaaatagtctttgTCAAAAATATTAGGTAATACAAACTTTTTTCCTCTCGAACTTTAAACATTTCCCCCctcaaaattacttttttttttttttttccttttgtcataaaattgcatttttattccaGAAAAATCTACATGGCAGCAATCAGCAGAGGTGCTATTGATGCACTCTCAACTAGTTTGTCTCAAGACGACCTTTGCAGGGAAATGAGAGTTTAGAATATTTAGAGAGAGCCTTCCAgttaacaattaattgattggcAATGTTCCCCACGCACAACCAAATTAATTTGCCAATTGACAGAGGGGACTGTAAtagaatgaggaaaaaaaaaaaaaaagcgctgtATGTCCTCCATTGTTGTCTCTTGTTTCATGGTGTCTTTGTTAAATGTAGTCATGTTTACACCACTTGTTTACTATAGAATGTGTCAAAGTATTCCTATTGGGCTAACGTCTGTATTTTCGGTATTTTAAAGACACGATGTTTTCATTTTAGACCGGAATGCTCGCCCTATTGCCGCGATGTTTAGCCGCAGCCCACGCAGTTCTTGGAGTTCATCCCTTCACCCGACTTGACGTTCTCATCGTGCCAGCAGGGTTTTCCAGTCTGGGCATGGCCAggtaagaacacacacacagggtagAGAGATGGCTGATTACAGTCTGGTGGGATTGGGTACAGCCTGCGGTCATTAACAAATATAGACTGACTCTGTTTGTTAAAAATCGTTGTACCGTATTTACTGGAACATTGGTCAAGCAGCGCTTATAAATCGTCAGATGATATGTTTTGAGGTGTTTTAGCCTTTTTGGCCAACATGAGCTGTAATTTTCATattgcaacaaaaacattaagcTTGGGTGCCGAACTGTTGACGCTTTAATCTGCTGCCTGGGCTCCACTTGTTTCTAGAGTGTGATTCATGGGTTTGTTTCGCATGTGAACCCCCCCTCCACTCCCCATTATTTATCTCCTCTTATGTCATGTGGCCCTCACCTCCTTCCTTTAAAAACAAGACTCGGGTTTTCCTCATCTTTCCCAAAAGTACCACATCTGCAAAATGCTCTCACCCTTAACTCACTTCTGCGGTAATTCCTCCAAATCCCCACCAACCCCCCACCTCCCCTCCACTCTGCTCCACTCTCTGGCAGTGGTTCGGGTGGTCTCCAGGCTGTCCTCTCCACCCTGCCAGACTTGTGTTGATATGTTTGCGTGCAGTGTAAGCGGAGGTCTGCCTGTTGATGTGTGGGGGCAGAGACGCAGCAAGACTCCCTCACGGTCCTCCGCAGAGaagatacatttgtttttatgccTATCTTTGTTTCCGTGTCCTCTTCACCCTCTTCCCACTCCGTTTTCTCTCATTTCTTCTACtctgaaaaaattaaatactgcTGATGCCGTTGCTTCTTTTACCTCTTATAATTTGTCTTCTGACTTTCTTAAATGTGCAGTATGTGTCCATTCTTATATGGGCTCTTCTATACAGCTCGCGCATTGTGGGCCACATTGTGACTTTTTCGTGACAAGTACAATCCAATAAGTGTAAGATTTTGACCCCCCTCTATTTTTCCCCATATCATTATGAcctttttccaaaaaaaaatactactgtaaaattctgactttttcttgtaaaaatatggcttcatagttgtaatattttgactttgtttccccgaaaaaaatatatttttaaaaaatttcgtCAAATTCTTGCATCtcatcattttttccccactcgAATGGGTGGGTATACCACTGCGACaactttttattcattattatttttttttggtgcaccatattgaaaaaaatatgttgcacATGTGGCCAAATTccactatatattttttcttaatatCAAAGATTTAAACAATATACCCAGACCTAGTACCAAAATATACAGTCGAAAAAGAGGATGAATGAAGCTAAAATTGAAGCTGGAATAATGACCGTTATCGCCTAGCCGTGACTGTGTTGACAAAGAAAAAGCGATTTTGGGTGGTCAGTCAACATTGTCTGTGTCTCTGTTATTTTATTCCCCCGCAAGACTGGATGTGAGCTCATCGCCACAAACGTCTGCTCGGTGCGTCACAGCCCCAGATTAGCTTCTCTCGCAAACATTTGTAGAGCGTTGGGGTCGCTGCCTGGGCCAGTTCTCAACTTTGCACATTTATTACAGCAAATGTTTCCCCTGAAATGCCCTTTGATCTAAACCCCTCATCTTATAAACCTCTTTCTCTgtgctgcatttattttttcatgaagtTGTAACACATAGGCTGCTTTACTGTAGCTGTTGCCTGATAGATGTCTTGATGTCTGTCTTATCTGCCTGCTAAAACCTAACTCACGACAGCGGAAAAAGATTTAAGGACTTCATTAAGCTTGAGACAGCACCTGCATTGACTCCCTATTAAACTCAGGATAGGTCTCAGCTCAGTCATCTCACTCGAATCCTCCCTTCATCGCGGGTGGTTTGGGTCCCAAGTTACCCACGCACGTCACGGCAGGGAGTTGTGCCTTCGGAAGGTGAGGAGGTCAACCAAAATGGAAGATTGAGACGGAGATGAGAAACGGAGGCGGGGTTCGCAACAGGCCGGCAGACCCCCGGGATGTGGGAGAGGATGTGCGGATTATTCCCAGCAACAAAAGCCATTAGCCTCTGGAAGGACTTCAGAGACGGGCGCTATTTAATCTCGAAATTGGGAGGCATGTGGGACCGGCTTGGGACAGGGCCAAGTGCCGATTTTGTGCAGTGGCCTGGCGGAAACAGCAGGAGTGGAAGGTCCTGTGGCAGGCAGGCATGAAGCTGTTGTCGTGTGATCCAGAGGAAAGGGGGAGGTGGAGGATTCACAGTAGTGTGAAGTTTTTATACCCAGATACACAGTGGGAGGGCAGGAAACGCAAGATTAAGAAGTCAAGTAAGGGCAGGTCTACATTCTGAGACTGCCACGCTGTGTaatctcaacacacacacaattatgtGTGAACAAGGCTTACATAAATATAGGCATAACGTCAGTCAGTAAAATTTACCAATTTTAGGTGCTTTTATGTAACTAtgagaagagttttttttttccacactatAAGCCTCATGTTCTTTGGCTGCAGGATTGTTTTTCAGTCAACGTTTTTTCTCTTAGAGAGACAAATTGACACCGGAAAAGGGAACAGAAATACAGAGACGGCTTGAGTCGAAAAGGGAAAAATTTAAGAAAACTGTTTCAAATTCTTGCTGAGAGATAAAGGAGGACAGTTAAACTGAAGcttgaaataaattattctgtTTACCCATCCAGCTGTATCTCAATAACTAGCAATGTTCTTTTTCCATACATGGAGAAATATTATTCGCTAAGTTGGTATGTGGTTGGTTAGGTAGATTTGTAAAGTAATAAGTGCCATTACAGGGGTACGCACACAAAATCGgctcaaatttgagcatttttcctctctttcgACCAAAGTCGTCAAaggtggggtgtgttaagaatgattccccccccccctcctcccagaTCTCAGAAATGGTAGGGGCCGACAATACTAAATGCTAAActtgttaaatttttttgtgtagTCAAAATTACAAGGAGTTTACAACCGCAATGCCATTACgagataagctaacagttagcctgtCTTCTTCAATTTCTTCATGCCATTACGAGATAAGATAACAGTTAGCCTGTCTTCTTCAATTTCATCTTCTTGTACAGCTGctagtacattttttttttttcccctctctttgCCTTTTCGGGCAGTCTGGGTGCTCTGTGGCACTGTGCTGCTGCTTTCAGGTCAGTGGTGGTACAATCAATGACAGACATTTGGTTTTGGCCAGGCGACTCATGATTGCCATTGGAGCTAtcattatgtgtgtggtgtgctgtgttggtcatctcgagtacaccacacactccaGAAATGGCAAGCACATGCTTGCCGTTTTGATACCAATAAATATGCAGATTCAAAATTATATCGTCACAGTCTGCTTGTATTGGGCCCAACTGTGGCGATGACCTACTAgatccagcagatggagctCCTTTTTAATACGCATTGGACTGGAGTGCACTCGATCACCCGGCATGTCAGAATTGTTCAACCTTTGCAGAAGTCTACGTTCTATTGAGTAGCTGACTGTTTTCTTTAACCTTTTGTGTAAGCCATATCGGTACACTAATACTAATACCTACACTAATTGTGGTGTggttcactcacctgacttcTGTGCACACAGTGCGTTCAGTTCCCCACTATGTGATGGTATTAATGTGAATGCCAATGGTTGTATGTCTccatgtaccctgtgattgactgttgATCAGTCCTGGGTgttgcctaaagtcagctgggatagactccagctacCCGCAACACAGAACAGGAtaagtgaaattaaaatatggatggctggataagccacattattattataaacatatacaggtatatacatacatacagtatataacgtATACATAGGGTCCACTTAAAACTCTCACTCAAGTTACTAGATATGATTAGTTGCCTGCTAAACACGGTGATGAAATCTCCTCGTTGCATCTCGACCACCTCATTTGCTTCCGACTGGGAGTGACAGGAAGGGCACTGCGTTtcctctgccctctttgatGCCGAGGTCTGTGGCTGCTGGACTTGTCGTACCCATCAGATATGAGTGTGGCTTTGCAGGAAggccaaatgaggacaagccagAGAGAGTGGTAATCCCCCTATAGAACCTTTTGTTGAGAAGTGACATAAGTGTTGAAATGGCCCTTTTTGGTGGGGGTGTTATGAGGGTGTTATGTTTCGCTGCTGACACACAGATTCCTGTGCTTGTCTTGATATGAATGCGTCCATTGTTCGCGTATTGGTTGAGATATGTGTTCCGGGATGATgtcacacaaacatacatatgTCATTGTCATGCTGTTTTCCAACAGGCTAAGGGGAGATGACCCTATATTCTTGATAGTCGACTCTTGAtaagtgtgcgcgcgcgtgacTGTGTAGTTTAGACCACGGGTTATATTCCAAatcctcttttttatttatttattttatttatttattattttttttttattattgattccTTTTTAAGCCTCTCAGCTCATATGTGGCTGTCTGAACAAAATTGGGTAAAAAGGATCATGGACCTTCTCCTTGCAGTGCAGCTACCATATAGCTGTCAAAGTTGGAAATTATGCCATGGTGTATACCTCTTGACCTTACTAAGTGGCACCGGACCATTTTCAGCTTGACTTCAGTTGACTACATCCCATGTTTATGGTCTTGCAGGAAGTTACATTGGTCCCATTTAGGAGGAAGTTACTCGCCGGGCTGCCTGAGGCTCATGGCACCCCGCTGGATGCTATCCAGCTGCCATGTTGCCCTTTAGTGCAGCGACacctttttaaacttttattgcaCTGAGACCATGATTGTGTGATTTTTGTAGTCGTCCAGTAATTAGAAGATTGCTGCTTTTAGTATCAGCTCCCTAAGATAAGTGAAcattaacaacaacagcaatcCAGCAAACGATTTTTTCATATCATAACGAAAAGACAACAATCCCCATTTATTCAAagctaaaaatgttattttctagGCGCCTTATATTTAGGTTGAGAATTTTGAGTAATGGGAGTACAGGGGGCTATCTATCAATAACCGATGTGAACACAGTGGTAAAGTtataattgtaataaatatttgtatggaaaAGACTTCTAAGCGATAGAtattaaataatcaaattaaaaacagtatGGCGGTAACCACATTAGGTTGTATTCAGTGCACACTAGTTCATCGTGCgccactcagatctt contains:
- the aopep gene encoding aminopeptidase O isoform X3; protein product: MLTIKSFYCHANVPLLIPGRLPTNVCDMEAEETDLNPDKDDLPICANTNHMLVKHYALDLTVHFDRKVISGSVVLFLEPTAAGEPEEHYETHAALLKKNDQCSNDPPGIGTATYHIKTSPDRHFTLVLDCCDVTVSKVEQVDITFLSDSFPGVRPRDLIHALTSMPSALWRRQKELFSACGRAPGVDGGLLHFHTDRWSLQVWKQEVSSPREFPRAFRIWYETKPTGGSVRWTKDQDNRTCVYTAGSPINNRALFPCQEPPVAMSTWQATVRAPRDCVVLMSGEEQVAPAEDGDTSLLMWNYYVTMPMPASTFTLAVGHWQQVLAQLPPACGKGGPERSHEFGEYVPVSSHGGSSSEVAKASSLYTDREEPTACSGSSSQHESVSVPDHSAMLDDGFPCSHGDYPCRFVERTLKFQRVIPHRVFAPVSLLQKAQTGMLALLPRCLAAAHAVLGVHPFTRLDVLIVPAGFSSLGMASPHIIFLSQSVLQVGSSFSTENSLSLCGSRLCHEIAHSWFGLVIGARDWTEEWISEGFATFLEDIIWARAQQLSLPEAAEQSNLKALLRWRRLSDELQNSGEELQILRPNLEKTGQASESGSSTVKHALNPDKPFLQVHYLKGYFLLRFLASQVGEQQFINFFRLFVKKYHGQLILSQDFLQMLLSTFPDLARNGLTLDAIYADWLDRPGIPKL
- the aopep gene encoding aminopeptidase O isoform X1, with the protein product MLTIKSFYCHANVPLLIPGRLPTNVCDMEAEETDLNPDKDDLPICANTNHMLVKHYALDLTVHFDRKVISGSVVLFLEPTAAGEPEEHYETHAALLKKNDQCSNDPPGIGTATYHIKTSPDRHFTLVLDCCDVTVSKVEQVDITFLSDSFPGVRPRDLIHALTSMPSALWRRQKELFSACGRAPGVDGGLLHFHTDRWSLQVWKQEVSSPREFPRAFRIWYETKPTGGSVRWTKDQDNRTCVYTAGSPINNRALFPCQEPPVAMSTWQATVRAPRDCVVLMSGEEQVAPAEDGDTSLLMWNYYVTMPMPASTFTLAVGHWQQVLAQLPPACGKGGPERSHEFGEYVPVSSHGGSSSEVAKASSLYTDREEPTACSGSSSQHESVSVPDHSAMLDDGFPCSHGDYPCRFVERTLKFQRVIPHRVFAPVSLLQKAQTGMLALLPRCLAAAHAVLGVHPFTRLDVLIVPAGFSSLGMASPHIIFLSQSVLQVGSSFSTENSLSLCGSRLCHEIAHSWFGLVIGARDWTEEWISEGFATFLEDIIWARAQQLSLPEAAEQSNLKALLRWRRLSDELQNSGEELQILRPNLEKTGQASESGSSTVKHALNPDKPFLQVHYLKGYFLLRFLASQVGEQQFINFFRLFVKKYHGQLILSQDFLQMLLSTFPDLARNGLTLDAIYADWLDRPGIPKRLYERSAVWSEATLVEEVKAEVAKWILLSHQGKGRKRKRSEPKVNYKELTSEQLVLLLELLLEKTKLSASTMRALARTYDLRNQDAEVRHRWCELVVKYRHAHAYGDVERFLLHEQAMGVYLYGELMVQEDAKQQALARRCLTLASEEMDQSARAVVEEMVL
- the aopep gene encoding aminopeptidase O isoform X2, with the translated sequence MLTIKSFYCHANVPLLIPGRLPTNVCDMEAEETDLNPDKDDLPICANTNHMLVKHYALDLTVHFDRKVISGSVVLFLEPTAAGEPEEHYETHAALLKKNDQCSNDPPGIGTATYHIKTSPDRHFTLVLDCCDVTVSKVEQVDITFLSDSFPGVRPRDLIHALTSMPSALWRRQKELFSACGRAPGVDGGLLHFHTDRWSLQVWKQEVSSPREFPRAFRIWYETKPTGGSVRWTKDQDNRTCVYTAGSPINNRALFPCQEPPVAMSTWQATVRAPRDCVVLMSGEEQVAPAEDGDTSLLMWNYYVTMPMPASTFTLAVGHWQQVLAQLPPACGKGGPERSHEFGEYVPVSSHGGSSSEVAKASSLYTDREEPTACSGSSSQHESVSVPDHSAMLDDGFPCSHGDYPCRFVERTLKFQRVIPHRVFAPVSLLQKAQTGMLALLPRCLAAAHAVLGVHPFTRLDVLIVPAGFSSLGMASPHIIFLSQSVLQVGSSFSTENSLSLCGSRLCHEIAHSWFGLVIGARDWTEEWISEGFATFLEDIIWARAQQLSLPEAAEQSNLKALLRWRRLSDELQNSGEELQILRPNLEKTGQASESGSSTVKHALNPDKPFLQVHYLKGYFLLRFLASQVGEQQFINFFRLFVKKYHGQLILSQDFLQMLLSTFPDLARNGLTLDAIYADWLDRPGIPKRLYERSAVWSEATLVEEVKAEVAKWILLSHQGKGRKRKRSEPKVNYKEVRHRWCELVVKYRHAHAYGDVERFLLHEQAMGVYLYGELMVQEDAKQQALARRCLTLASEEMDQSARAVVEEMVL